The following proteins come from a genomic window of Pichia kudriavzevii chromosome 1, complete sequence:
- a CDS encoding uncharacterized protein (PKUD0A03090; similar to Saccharomyces cerevisiae YNL267W (PIK1); ancestral locus Anc_1.85), with translation MGTKQDQGLSHHEASINAGNYDDSNVQTSIETNHSTYSKGGEKISNNTNNNGNSFTSSKAVGLDSDFEKLSINTNIIADMKETDLSSTDLFARINSEEFEIFHCISLLQSNPNIAIQYYICKRIEKFPIGELRFFAPQFLQLLVTMENQSMALEEMIKDICSSDPHFSLITFWHLQAMLQDLSKEPESIGFQTCKRLVNELQYQLFNYSSSKKTTNSSFASSSGVIPKFEINKDFKPNVLPSIVLSSSILSGITVPESTSYVSPIVKMEGKRIKTMVFEVVKDIKKNLTENLTKKNTLNNALLGKSEHKGNILRRTRSIANVPKKRSTSPMPESIRKSSDSVKASRNRDLGFEMIEAYSDLNLPNLRKPSLRGNYFPSKGLHHMHSSSSINDINDSSAQAESESKKTSFDHAHNLAKSMPDLHGNDEAMSDTNTNVSFSPNTSYADFSNNYASDTGSYASSIRNSSDYKDSFEMPDTNSNSSATKPHQYVTLNEEQKKKLLKSSYFKNETQFVIALQNISIRLSKVPKEARLSTLKAELSILNKDLPCEIDIPMLLPRAKKGKMHKICRIAINESAVLNSAERVPYLILIEYLTDEADFDPSTPSNRSILRHIEDYEDLGGSDKYKFDLSYNSSNRIASTASTAEMSTLKKGDFDVVEEGDLADVSIVKMTNNYEKFRNTSVMTQVDSLQNMIKNDTSSNLPIPPLTAQSDKENNIATQLRIASIMLTQLESSSSPLPQHQSLQIKNKIINSMQTMQEGFANNIDTEGAGERKLSNDMKVAGLSYLGEDWETKKARIRQESKFGHLENWDLFSMIAKTGDDLAQEAFACQLIHLMANIWYQDKVKVWVKRMKILVTSISTGLVETITNAVSVHSIKKALEQDMIKKNEQPINGVISLKDHFRRLFGEENSRRYKLAQDNFASSLAAYSVICYILQIKDRHNGNIMFDSEGHIVHIDFGFLLSNSPGSVGFESAPFKLTQEYVDVLGGVESYHFKKFKRLTKEAFKSLRRNADCIINMVELMQTDSSLPCFKAGENTSVLLRQRFQLHLTDEEVDLFIDNFLINKSLNSAYTRLYDQFQLLTQGIYI, from the coding sequence ATGGGTACTAAGCAAGATCAAGGTTTATCGCACCATGAAGCCTCGATAAATGCGGGAAACTATGACGACTCTAATGTGCAAACGTCAATAGAAACCAATCATTCAACATACTCAAAAGGGGGGGAAAAGATTTCCAACAATACCAATAATAATGGAAATTCATTCACTTCTTCTAAAGCTGTGGGTCTGGATagtgattttgaaaaattgagtatcaataccaatatAATTGCCGATATGAAAGAGACAGATCTGTCTTCTACTGATCTATTTGCTAGGATTAACTCTgaggaatttgaaatctttcACTGCATTTCACTACTTCAAAGCAATCCAAATATTGCAATTCAGTACTACATATGTaagagaattgaaaaatttcccATAGGTGAATTAAGATTCTTCGCCCCACAGTTTTTGCAATTGCTTGTTACTATGGAAAATCAGTCAATGGCATTAGAAGAAATGATTAAAGATATTTGTTCGTCTGATCCCCACTTTAGCCTAATAACATTTTGGCACCTTCAGGCCATGTTACAGGATTTGTCAAAGGAACCTGAGAGTATAGGTTTTCAAACATGCAAAAGATTAGTGAATGAACTACAGTATCAACTATTTAATTATTCTTCAAGTAAAAAGACTACAAACTCGAGTTTTGCCTCTTCGTCCGGTGTTATTCCCAAgtttgaaatcaataaggATTTTAAGCCTAATGTTTTACCGAGCATTGTTCTTTCCAGTTCAATTCTGTCGGGCATCACTGTGCCAGAATCAACATCTTACGTGTCTCCTATAGTAAAAATGGAGGGGAAGAGGATTAAAACTATggtttttgaagttgtGAAAGACATCAAGAAAAACCTAACAGAAAATTTGACTAAGAAGAATACTTTAAATAATGCTCTTTTAGGCAAAAGTGAACATAAAGGAAATATCTTAAGACGGACACGTTCTATAGCAAACGTTCCTAAAAAAAGATCAACTTCTCCCATGCCAGAATCAATTCGTAAAAGCTCCGACTCTGTCAAAGCAAGCAGGAATCGTGACCTTGGATTCGAGATGATTGAAGCTTATTCTGATTTAAATTTACCAAATCTGCGTAAACCATCTTTAAGGGGAAATTACTTCCCATCAAAGGGTTTACACCATATGCATTCTAGCTCATCAATAAACGATATCAATGACAGCAGCGCTCAAGCTGAAAGCGAAAGTAAGAAGACTTCATTTGATCATGCTCATAACCTTGCAAAATCTATGCCTGATTTGCATGGTAATGATGAGGCTATGTCAGATACGAATACTAATGTGTCATTTTCACCCAACACCTCATATGCGGATTTCTCAAATAACTATGCATCTGATACTGGGTCATATGCATCTTCTATTCGTAACTCCAGTGACTACAAAGATAGTTTCGAGATGCCAGatacaaattcaaactcttcaGCAACCAAACCGCATCAATATGTAACACTAAATGAGgaacagaagaaaaaattacTCAAGTCAAGctatttcaaaaatgagACACAATTTGTAATAGCTTTGCAAAACATCTCGATTAGGCTCTCGAAAGTTCCAAAAGAGGCTAGATTATCCACATTGAAGGCAGAACTTTCTATACTTAATAAAGATTTACCTTGTGAAATTGATATCCCAATGCTATTACCAAGAGCTAAAAAGGGTAAAATGCATAAGATCTGCAGAATAGCAATAAATGAGAGTGCGGTTCTTAACTCTGCAGAAAGAGTTCCATATTTGATCCTAATTGAATATCTCACCGATGAAGCAGATTTTGATCCATCAACTCCTTCCAATAGAAGTATACTGAGACATATTGAGGATTATGAAGATCTGGGTGGGTCTGACAAATACAAGTTTGATCTCTCCTATAATTCCTCAAATAGAATAGCCTCTACTGCATCAACCGCAGAAATGTCTACTTTAAAGAAAGGTGATTTCGACGTAGTTGAAGAGGGGGATTTGGCAGACGTTTCAATTGTCAAAATGACAAATAATTACgaaaaattcagaaatACTTCAGTTATGACACAAGTAGACTCTTTACAGAATATGATAAAAAATGACACAAGTAGTAATCTACCTATACCACCTCTTACTGCACAGAGtgacaaggaaaacaatatTGCCACACAATTGAGAATTGCATCTATTATGTTGACACAGCTGGAATCTTCCAGCTCACCTTTACCTCAGCACCAGTCAttacaaatcaaaaacaaaattatcaaCTCCATGCAAACCATGCAAGAAGGATTTGCCAATAATATAGATACCGAAGGTGCTGGAGAGCGTAAACTTTCTAATGATATGAAAGTTGCAGGCTTGAGCTACTTAGGTGAAGATTGGGAGACTAAAAAGGCACGCATTCGTCAAGAAAGTAAATTTGGTCATTTAGAAAACTGGGATTTATTCTCCATGATAGCAAAAACCGGGGATGATTTGGCTCAAGAAGCCTTCGCTTGTCAGCTGATCCATCTTATGGCTAATATTTGGTATCAAGATAAAGTCAAAGTTTGGGTGAAAAGAATGAAGATTCTTGTTACCTCAATTAGCACAGGTTTAGTGGAGACAATAACTAATGCAGTTTCTGTTCATTCCATAAAGAAGGCTCTTGAGCAGGAcatgataaagaaaaatgagCAACCGATTAACGGAGTCatttcattgaaagatCATTTTAGGAGATTGTTTGGTGAGGAAAATAGTAGACGCTATAAATTAGCACAAGATAATTTTGCATCATCTCTCGCCGCATATTCAGTTATTTGTTATATCTTACAAATTAAAGACAGGCATAATGGTAACATTATGTTTGATTCTGAGGGTCATATAGTTCATATTGATTTTGGGTTCTTGCTTTCTAATTCACCGGGTTCTGTAGGTTTTGAAAGCGCACCCTTTAAATTAACACAAGAGTATGTTGACGTGTTAGGTGGGGTAGAATCATATCACTTtaaaaagttcaaaagaTTAACAAAGGAGGCTTTCAAATCACTAAGAAGAAATGCGGATTGTATTATCAACATGGTAGAACTAATGCAGACCGACTCTTCTTTGCCATGCTTTAAAGCTGGTGAGAATACATCTGTTCTACTAAGGCAAAGGTTTCAACTACATTTAACAGATGAAGAGGTTGACTTATTTATTGATAACTTCCTTATCAACAAATCCTTGAATAGTGCATACACCAGATTATATGATCAGTTTCAATTATTAACGCAGGGTATTTATATATGA
- a CDS encoding uncharacterized protein (PKUD0A03100; similar to Saccharomyces cerevisiae YCR042C (TAF2); ancestral locus Anc_1.76) yields MESMSLRATPRTPMTPRTPRSSKKHSKYEIDNIPSQRFKIGYQKVTLDIDLESNSIIGETEITVLPLDSHLKQVKLDCRGIQIKSIIVNQRRAHFSYDDFLQNIEYMNDEENMVLKDYKYDPYFDSHSKSIGIEQHEMLRAKFFPLFSDQNEPDDPGSSFSKCTSELTIRIPESIKLRLQNANKITISPAGSIRPNETPTTASSFLNSDKAYTPLNIKINYIVKNSKNGVQFYGGKHTTIPRDKWYCFTLNNDIGCSTSSWVPCIDNFYEKPAWDVNIVVPKTVGNIGTSMLIGTKEATKALQKMAAQNMMLADSENKITGSKDQKSETGDDGDEDEDESSDKMEDIPITVVVPELVSSREGPHPMDVAKKLVNFQFYNPVCAHHLGFAVGCFEKTPMVDVKPGTNDFNVHQQMIKQDYADSPIEVSLDASNSNKVPCLLYYHPGRKEEVLNSTIFLYKVFDYYSKEFSSFPFTSFSLLFIDHLPAETCSFAGMTIASSHLLYGPKHIEPIFDTTEKLCVALAEQYSGVHVLPKTLNDIWCTIGIARYMSYQFMKKLFGTNHYKFLFEKRCELLCDIDIGKRPLANQLFRFPINVDQDLNFINLKAPLVLSILDRRITKTDKLFGLSRVIPKIFLQAMSNDLVNGNNLSTSHFQRVCEKVAHHKLEAFFQNWVYGNGTPIFRITQKFNKKRVFIEMTIRQMQASSLNNDEDNMANKDLVRKDQTLNFVDQANTFLIDHQNLKVQPAFFGPVNIRIHEVDGSPYEHIFSINDSLVKFDIQYNTKYRRKKKEKKEEEELDERDDKEKEIRRKDKNDEPVINTLGDVLTTAEETRNWDLKEDDNDAGIQTGITEEDKGDAFEWLRFDADKEWICKYTINLADEKFEAQLKQDRDVEAQYEAIRHFATVNRPGLFHARVLLRTLIDARYYYGIRVEAAKALAKISSEENDHIGMRFLLKAYKHLYCYDNKIVKGYSELDAHEYLPRPTDFSDFSNLYVSQAILESLSKVKNKSGDAPIELKKIMLNIFKYIDGSTNQFDDTLFHCSLVESLGNLIIASNKEIPSLDLDLQFDIASTPGDICDQFNSSAIQELNRYQKMDEWSPSYNNLITLTVIKQKIRLVTAGLARMSFMDVIKYTTSKYNDDIRLFAFKSLLLLGGFKNRNILHYFFSTMKLDNSPGFRYNLNKTLVECVGIAAYTSLPSLLADEEFLVTPEVNSLKSNRFIQIEHSISRLSSHSRADEIARKSIQSSIEMIRNDLGVGKGLRKELWDTAYSCLVPINTRRNVLDIMMVLYEAKDSFMISTNLPSDKHIVCKVKNKSTDSLDPSSLSYVIALKREPRFKIQLPILKLVGKGDPKKEVEMDDVVSNTENEGLLMSAPILTLSPKKPRKKRAGSVTYENNGNQFNVRIRFHKKNQRNYKRLENPRIISHDPSLPLRYVRFNLRTNTVCVSTNEEFDSLLKQETFNVNIRINSEKWRSYLKKIDSERSIGITEIKTKGGADSELTNLVSFGAHSSEDSKSCSDTQGKLATAKRDSNEVDRSEHTHWEQVNLKNQDGASTTEENFGTPVKLKLSLKPNSEGRAFDHSHEQATSNFASTSSENTTVVSGSRKKSQNSNTVSPKKKQIPKIKLKLK; encoded by the coding sequence ATGGAATCTATGTCTCTTAGAGCTACTCCAAGGACTCCCATGACTCCGAGAACCCCGAGAAGTTCTAAAAAACACAGTAAATATGAAATCGACAACATACCGAGCCAAAGATTTAAAATTGGTTATCAGAAAGTGACGTTGGACATTGACCTAGAATCTAACTCAATTATAGGAGAGACCGAGATAACGGTTTTACCACTTGATTCACATTTGAAGCAGGTGAAATTAGATTGCAGGGGTATTCAAATTAAGTCGATTATTGTAAATCAAAGGCGTGCACATTTTTCATACGACgactttcttcaaaacataGAGTACATGAACGACGAAGAAAATATGGTTTTAAAAGACTACAAATATGATCCATATTTTGATTCTCATAGTAAAAGTATCGGTATTGAGCAACATGAGATGCTAAGAGCCAAATTTTTCCCTCTTTTTTCTGACCAAAATGAACCTGACGATCCAGGTTCATCATTCAGCAAGTGTACTTCAGAATTAACAATTAGGATTCCAGAGAGTATTAAACTTAGGCTACAAAACGCGAATAAAATCACTATATCTCCAGCCGGATCCATAAGGCCAAATGAGACACCTACAACCGCAAgttcatttttgaattctgATAAAGCGTATACACCTTTGAATATAAAGATAAATTACATCGTaaaaaacagcaaaaatGGTGTTCAATTTTATGGTGGGAAACACACTACTATACCCAGAGACAAATGGTATTGCTTCACTCTAAATAACGATATTGGATGCAGTACCAGCTCTTGGGTACCTTgtattgataatttttatGAAAAGCCCGCATGGGATGTAAATATTGTTGTGCCAAAGACAGTAGGAAATATAGGAACCTCAATGTTGATTGGAACCAAAGAAGCCACCAAGGCCTTACAAAAAATGGCTGCTCAAAATATGATGCTAGCAGATTCcgaaaataaaatcacaGGCTCAAAGGACCAAAAATCAGAAACAGGAGATGATGGtgacgaagatgaagatgaaagtTCTGATAAGATGGAAGACATACCAATAACAGTTGTAGTACCGGAACTTGTCAGTTCGAGAGAAGGTCCCCACCCAATGGATGTTGCAAAGAAGTTGGTTAACTTTCAGTTCTACAACCCGGTCTGCGCCCACCATTTAGGGTTTGCTGTGGgatgttttgaaaagacCCCGATGGTGGATGTTAAACCTGGGACAAACGATTTTAAtgttcatcaacaaatgaTAAAACAGGACTACGCAGACTCACCCATAGAAGTCAGTTTGGACGCCAGTAATTCAAATAAAGTCCCTTGTTTACTATATTATCACCCTGGGAGAAAAGAGGAAGTTTTAAATTCCACTATATTTCTCTataaagtttttgattattattCAAAGGAATTCAGTTCGTTTCCTTTTACGAGTTTTAGTTTACTCTTTATTGATCATTTGCCTGCTGAAACATGTTCATTTGCAGGAATGACAATTGCATCATCTCATCTGTTGTATGGACCAAAACATATAGAACCAATCTTTGACACAACTGAGAAATTATGTGTTGCATTGGCAGAGCAATATTCTGGTGTCCACGTGTTACCAAAAACGCTAAATGATATATGGTGCACAATTGGCATAGCTAGGTATATGTCTTACCAGTTCATGAAAAAGCTGTTTGGTACAAACCATTAcaagtttctttttgagAAACGATGCGAACTATTATGTGACATAGATATAGGGAAAAGGCCGCTTGCAAATCAACTGTTCAGATTTCCTATTAATGTAGATCAGGATTTAAATTTTATTAATTTGAAAGCACCATTAGTCCTTTCAATATTGGATAGGAGGATCACGAAAACCGATAAGTTATTTGGTTTATCCAGAGTCATACCGAAGATATTTTTACAAGCAATGTCCAATGATTTGGTTAACGGTAATAACCTATCTACTTCCCATTTCCAACGGGTTTGTGAAAAGGTTGCACATCATAAGTTAGAAGcatttttccaaaattggGTTTATGGGAACGGAACTCCTATATTCAGAATCACTCAGAAatttaataaaaaaagagtGTTTATTGAAATGACCATTCGTCAAATGCAAGCATCTAGTTTGAATAATGATGAGGATAATATGGCTAACAAAGATTTGGTCAGGAAAGATCAGACTCTTAACTTTGTCGATCAGGCAAATACATTTCTAATTGACcatcaaaatttgaaagtCCAACCGGCATTTTTTGGCCCCGTCAATATTAGGATACATGAAGTCGATGGTTCTCCATATGAGCACATATTTTCTATCAACGACTCTCTGGTTAAATTTGATATACAGTATAACACCAAATATAGAcggaaaaagaaggaaaagaaggaggaagaagaactcGATGAAAGAGATgataaggagaaagaaattAGAAGGAAAGACAAAAACGATGAACCTGTTATTAATACTCTTGGTGATGTGCTTACGACAGCTGAAGAAACTAGGAACTGGGATTTAAAGGaggatgataatgatgcTGGAATTCAAACGGGCATAACCGAAGAAGATAAAGGAGACGCATTTGAGTGGTTGAGGTTTGATGCAGATAAAGAATGGATCTGTAAATATACTATCAACTTGGCCGATGAGAAATTTGAAGCGCAGCTGAAGCAAGATAGGGACGTAGAGGCGCAATATGAGGCAATTAGGCATTTTGCCACAGTAAACAGGCCAGGCTTATTTCATGCCAGAGTTTTATTGAGAACATTGATTGATGCTCGATATTATTATGGTATTAGGGTTGAGGCAGCTAAAGCTTTAGCAAAAATCTCCTCggaagaaaatgatcaTATTGGAATGAGATTCCTGCTAAAAGCTTATAAGCACTTATATTGCTATGATAATAAAATAGTTAAGGGATATTCTGAACTAGATGCTCATGAATATTTGCCAAGACCCACTGatttttctgatttttcaaacttgtaTGTTTCACAAGCCATCTTGGAATCCTTATCTAAAgttaaaaataaaagtggTGATGCTCCCAttgagttgaagaaaatcatgcttaatattttcaagtacATAGATGGTAGTACCAACCAATTTGATGACACTTTATTTCACTGTTCTCTTGTTGAATCATTGGGCAATCTAATTATTGCTtccaataaagaaattccatctttggatttggacttgcaatttgatattgcaTCAACGCCGGGAGATATTTGTGATCAGTTTAACTCTTCCGCAATCCAGGAACTAAACCGTTACCAAAAAATGGATGAATGGTCTCCTTCCTACAATAACTTGATCACGTTAACTGTTATCAAGCAGAAAATTAGATTGGTTACTGCAGGATTAGCCAGAATGTCATTTATGGATGTAATAAAGTATACAACCAGTAAATACAACGATGACATCAGACTTTTTGCCTTCAAATCTCTTCTACTTTTGGGAGGTTtcaaaaatagaaacattttgcattattttttcagCACAATGAAACTAGATAATTCACCTGGTTTTAGATATAACTTAAACAAAACTTTGGTTGAATGTGTAGGTATAGCTGCTTACACATCTTTGCCTTCTCTCCTAGCTGATGAGGAGTTTTTAGTTACACCTGAAGTGAACTCCTTGAAGAGCAACCGTTTCATACAAATTGAACATTCTATTTCGAGACTCTCTTCTCACTCCCGTGCGGATGAAATTGCCAGGAAATCTATTCAGTCATCAATTGAGATGATCAGAAACGATTTAGGTGTAGGTAAGGGTCTACGAAAAGAGTTATGGGATACTGCTTATTCATGTTTAGTACCTATAAatacaagaagaaatgttTTGGATATCATGATGGTCTTATATGAAGCCAAAGACTCTTTCATGATTAGCACAAACTTACCCAGCGATAAGCATATTGTTTGCAAGGTTAAGAATAAGTCTACCGATTCATTAGATCCATCAAGTTTGTCATATGTTATAGCTCTAAAACGTGAACCTAGGTTTAAAATACAACTCCCGATATTGAAGCTTGTGGGAAAGGGAGACCCTAAGAAAGAAGTAGAGATGGATGACGTCGTTTCTAATACAGAAAACGAGGGTTTGCTAATGTCGGCGCCTATTTTGACTCTATCTCCAAAAAAaccaagaaagaaaagggCTGGATCTGTTACCTATGAAAATAATGGTAATCAGTTTAATGTTAGAATCAGATTtcataaaaaaaaccagcGTAATTACAAACGTCTTGAAAATCCTCGGATTATCAGCCATGATCCTAGTTTACCTTTAAGGTATGTTCGGTTCAATCTGCGAACGAACACTGTTTGCGTTTCTACAAACgaagaatttgattctTTACTCAAACAAGAGACGTTTAATGTCAATATAAGAATAAATTCAGAAAAATGGAGATCATATCTGAAAAAGATAGACTCAGAACGGTCTATAGGTATAACTGAAATTAAAACGAAAGGGGGTGCTGATTCTGAATTAACCaatcttgtttcttttgggGCGCACTCGTCGGAAGATTCCAAGTCCTGCAGCGATACTCAGGGAAAACTTGCCACTGCTAAAAGGGATTCAAATGAAGTAGATAGATCCGAACACACACATTGGGAACAAGTAAATCTAAAGAATCAAGACGGAGCAAGTACCACTGAAGAAAATTTCGGAACTCCTGTTAAACTGAAGCTTTCTCTGAAACCAAATTCAGAAGGAAGGGCTTTTGACCATAGTCATGAACAAGCAACGAGTAATTTTGCTTCTACCTCTTCTGAGAATACGACAGTGGTGAGTGGAtcgagaaaaaaatcacaaaactcaaatactgtttctccaaagaagaagcagatTCCTAAAATTAAGCTGAAGTTGAAGTAA
- a CDS encoding uncharacterized protein (PKUD0A03110; similar to Saccharomyces cerevisiae YPR091C (NVJ2); ancestral locus Anc_3.402): MHLIFRFILTYLFGGVSFVPLTLLLIWYLSPQTSEIPEERTKQDELKAEQESLKHGEPIGYRTLRAGELFYRQNSGKKASYSGWITVTKEFYRFPQINSEDFKSNAENAEMDTESNVLTDGTTGSSGIFSKMMKTGNNSNNHAAGSGVNSVDDENESDPAAHGTGKLRTIRKRNRFFGVIKHGNLFLYSNETQKDVKHAIVLDNYIVALWPRDLTDGQLFTKRSSIVLIKKADKVEEMEHLVDILEGKALNITLPKSSRYLYADTSIEKEDWYFSLLRATSGEYNMTGHSVFDKLNPTLMARPLYCNTSDMIDLIETLNSTEHQLSSKWLNALIGKLFLATYKTEEFKTAFKNKIEEKLKKIRTPGFLDQLQIQRIDVGHAAPFITNPRLKSLSPEGDLEVLVNFSYAGKAMVEISTKLFLNIGVGFKQRQFNIIMKITVNKINGELMVKLKSEPSSRLWYTFTGMPDIDLEIEPVLSSRNISYGIITTILENKFKDAIKTSLVYPFFDDFIFYRSPQELFRGGIFDRTVRTKTNEQDIGSSHAMEKPRSGDNLEVEAEKTTISNASVQSKGSINTSCSKHSEQPSQLSTIPSLVDGDESNQQKSTDSVTSEQIKGTVIKSYAKIKQWYKKQPATEDNKTSSKANRVLTVNKEEYNPPEMISNRRRVTPRLESTMDSAKAETFSSGVSHSNARGEAFINLERKRAGSQASKFGSVSSMEDVFRAQRTHASPGSPKMFVNEKYGSVSSNTPNVAEFGAASQPWVKPSPENGNAESFIATSVIGKEMSHEGPDEYQDNVNDLETSQKLSSKRRPPPVMTRVIPSTETKTEYEPI; encoded by the coding sequence ATGCATTTAATATTCAGGTTCATTTTGACCTATCTATTTGGAGGAGTGTCTTTTGTGCCCCTAACATTATTACTCATATGGTATCTATCGCCACAAACTTCGGAGATACCTGAGGAGAGAACGAAGCAAGATGAGTTAAAGGCTGAGCAAGAAAGCCTAAAACATGGTGAACCAATCGGTTATAGGACATTAAGAGCAGGAGAGCTATTCTATAGGCAAAATAGTGGTAAAAAGGCTTCATATTCTGGATGGATCACCGTGACAAAGGAATTTTATAGATTTCCTCAGATCAATTCAGAGGATTTCAAATCGAATGCTGAAAATGCTGAAATGGACACAGAATCGAATGTTTTAACTGATGGTACCACTGGCTCTTCGGGAATTTTCAGcaaaatgatgaaaactGGAAACAATAGTAACAATCATGCAGCAGGAAGCGGTGTAAACTCAGtcgatgatgaaaatgaaagcGACCCAGCAGCTCACGGTACTGGTAAATTGAGGACGATTcggaaaagaaacaggtTTTTTGGTGTCATTAAGCATGGAAACTTATTTCTCTATTCAAATGAGACCCAGAAGGATGTTAAACATGCTATTGTTTTAGATAATTATATAGTGGCTTTATGGCCCAGAGACCTAACTGACGGACAATTATTTACTAAAAGAAGTTCCatagttttgataaagaaagCTGACAAGGTGGAAGAGATGGAGCATCTTGTAGATATTTTAGAAGGGAAAGCACTCAATATCACTCTGCCCAAATCTTCACGATATCTCTACGCTGACACTTCGATTGAGAAGGAAGATTGGTATTTCTCATTGCTTAGAGCCACTTCTGGTGAATACAATATGACAGGCCATTCAGTATTTGATAAACTGAATCCGACTTTGATGGCGAGACCTCTCTACTGCAACACTTCGGACAtgattgatttgattgaaacACTCAACTCAACAGAGCACCaattatcatcaaaatGGTTGAACGCACTTATTGGAAAGTTGTTTCTAGCCACTTATAAAACAGAAGAATTTAAAACTGcatttaaaaataaaattgaagaaaaattgaagaaaatcagGACTCCGGGATTTTTGGATCAATTACAGATCCAACGAATTGATGTTGGTCATGCAGCTCCTTTTATTACAAACCCTAGATTGAAATCGTTGAGTCCAGAAGGTGATCTAGAAGTCTTAGTGAATTTCTCATATGCTGGTAAGGCTATGGTGGAAATTTCCACAAAGCTATTTCTAAACATCGGAGTTGGCTTTAAACAGCGTCAATTTAATATTATCATGAAAATTACAGTtaacaaaatcaatggTGAATTGATGGTGAAACTGAAAAGTGAGCCTTCAAGCAGACTATGGTATACATTCACAGGAATGCCTGACATTGATTTAGAGATTGAGCCCGTTCTTAGCTCAAGAAATATAAGTTATGGTATTATTACAACTATCTTGGagaacaaattcaaagatgCAATCAAGACGAGCTTAGTGTACCCATTTTTTGACGATTTCATATTCTATAGGTCACCACAAGAACTATTCAGAGGTGGCATATTTGATCGAACCGTTAGAACCAAGACGAATGAGCAGGACATAGGAAGTTCACATGCTATGGAAAAACCGAGGAGTGGAGATAACCTCGAGGTAGAGGCAGAGAAGACAACTATATCTAATGCATCAGTACAATCCAAGGGATCGATCAATACAAGCTGCAGCAAACACTCAGAACAACCTAGCCAATTGAGCACCATTCCCAGCCTAGTTGATGGAGATGAGAGTAATCAGCAGAAATCTACAGATAGTGTCACGTCAGAGCAAATCAAAGGAACAGTTATTAAATCATATGCTAAAATTAAACAATGGTACAAAAAACAGCCTGCTACTGAAGATAATAAAACTTCGTCCAAGGCTAATAGAGTTTTGACTGTTAATAAGGAAGAGTACAATCCCCCGGAAATGATATCTAACCGAAGGCGCGTTACCCCTCGTCTGGAAAGCACGATGGACTCAGCCAAAGCAGAAACATTTTCGTCAGGTGTTTCCCACTCTAATGCCAGAGGTGAGGCTTTTATCAACTTGGAGAGAAAGCGTGCAGGTTCTCAAGCCTCCAAATTTGGGTCAGTTTCTTCTATGGAAGATGTTTTCAGAGCCCAACGAACACATGCCTCCCCGGGGTCTCCAAAAATGTTTGTGAATGAAAAGTATGGCTCTGTTTCAAGCAATACCCCGAACGTTGCGGAATTTGGTGCCGCATCTCAGCCATGGGTAAAACCATCGCCTGAAAACGGAAATGCGGAGTCATTCATTGCAACATCAGTTATTGGCAAAGAGATGTCTCATGAGGGGCCAGATGAATATCAAGACAACGTTAATGATCTAGAGACATCGCAAAAACTTTCCTCAAAGCGTAGACCGCCGCCAGTCATGACTAGAGTCATTCCGTCTACTGAAACTAAAACAGAGTATGAGCCTATATGA